The Humulus lupulus chromosome 4, drHumLupu1.1, whole genome shotgun sequence genome has a window encoding:
- the LOC133832614 gene encoding uncharacterized protein LOC133832614 encodes MASWEKVCLPKSYGGLGFKEGTKWNQAILAKYIWAINEKRDLLWVKWVNNVYLKEVSIWSYELKMDTSWYWRKLCRLRQKFSHSEISKAGSSGKFYTSALYNSTLPPTQVSYHRAIWSSLNLPKHRFVLWQVVNSQLLTKDNMSKFHIVLESMLCPVCGDQPETHHHIFFNCCLSRRVVELVFKWLGFRGWPMDFDGIGVFLKAIPKLIL; translated from the exons ATGGCCTCTTGGGAGAAAGTTTGTCTTCCAAAATCTTATGGTGGTCTCGGGTTTAAAGAGGGGACCAAATGGAATCAAGCTATTCTAGCTAAATACATTTGGGCTATCAATGAGAAGAGAGACTTACTGTGGGTAAAGTGGGTTAACAATGTTTATCTCAAGGAGGTTTCCATATGGTCTTACGAGTTAAAAATGGACACAAGCTGGTACTGGCGCAAACTATGTAGATTGAGACAAAAATTTTCTCATTCTGAGATCTCGAAGGCAGGAAGCTCGGGTAAGTTCTATACTTCTGCTTTATATAACAGTACCCTTCCTCCTACTCAAGTCAGCTATCACAGGGCCATTTGGAGTAGTCTCAACTTGCCTAAGCATCGTTTTGTGCTATGGCAAGTGGTGAACTCTCAGCTGTTAACGAAAGACAATATGAGTAAATTTCACATTGTCTTAGAATCTATGCTTTGTCCTGTTTGTGGAGACCAACCTGAAACTCATCACCACATCTTTTTTAACTGCTGCCTCTCTCGAAGGGTTGTGGAGCTAGTGTTTAAGTGGCTGGGATTCAGAGGTTGGCCTATGGACTTCGATG GAATAGGTGTGTTTTTGAAGGCTATTCCAAAACTGATTCTTTGA
- the LOC133832615 gene encoding uncharacterized protein LOC133832615 — MDSCTIGSWNVRGLNNKDKKDSVLEFCNVNKIGAGGLLETKLKGNKVQELMDKKYVNWDFFTSPTVEGHRKNLLQSLVQLKFLVKPWLILGDFNSANVETLKSYGSIFTWTNNQDGNKRIYSKIDHVFVNEEWHDDFPNTTARFRWEVISDHCSCVVSATATEEIGIKPFRYYNFWADHQDFKTIVEQNWKRPMAARGLKGVYLKLMRVKHCLKKFNHESIGDIGKTYWEAKACYSKAKQQAQSHSRDMSYQEQEAKAAATYDIQEKMYHNFLRQRSKITWLQKGDSNTSYFHACLKKRKVESRITTFTTDQGMINDNFSEVVEHFLNHFRSYMGSRSNVNTKLKLSCIE, encoded by the exons ATGGATAGTTGCACCATAGGAAGTTGGAATGTTAGGGGATTGAATAACAAGGATAAGAAAGATTCTGTGTTGGAGTTTTGCAATGTGAATAAAATTGGAGCAGGGGGTTTATTAGAAACTAAGTTGAAAGGGAATAAAGTTCAGGAGTTGATGGATAAAAAATATGTTAACTGGGATTTCTTTACTAGCCCAACTGTTGAGGGCC ATAGGAAGAATCTGTTGCAAAGTCTGGTGCAGCTCAAGTTTCTTGTTAAGCCCTGGTTAATTCTTGGGGATTTTAACTCT GCTAATGTtgaaactctcaaaagttatggTTCGATTTTCACTTGGACCAACAACCAAGATGGCAACAAACGAATCTATTCCAAGATAGATCATGTGTTTGTTAATGAGGAGTGGCATGATGATTTTCCTAACACTACAGCTCGTTTTAGATGGGAAGTTATCTCAGATCATTGCTCGTGTGTTGTTTCAGCTACAGCTACGGAGGAAATTGGGATCAAACCATTTCGGTATTACAATTTCTGGGCAGATCATCAAGATTTCAAGACCATAGTGGAGCAGAATTGGAAGAGACCGATGGCTGCTAGAGGTCTAAAAGGGGTTTACTTAAAACTTATGAGAGTGAAGCATTGTCTCAAGAAATTTAACCATGAATCGATTGGTGATATTGGGAAAACTTATTGGGAAGCTAAAGCTTGTTACAGTAAGGCTAaacaacaggctcaatctcattCGAGAGACATGAGTTACCAGGAACAAGAAGCAAAAGCAGCTGCAACTTATGACATTCAAGAGAAAATGTACCATAATTTTCTCAGACAGAGGAGCAAAATTACTTGGTTGCAAAAAGGAGATTCCAATACCTCTTATTTTCATGCTTGCTTGAAGAAGAGGAAAGTTGAAAGCAGAATAACAACATTCACTACAGACCAAGGTATGATTAATGATAATTTCTCTGAAGTTGTGGAGCATTTTCTCAATCACTTCCGCAGCTATATGGGAAGCAGAAGCAATGTCAATACCAAGTTAAAATTGAGTTGTATAGAGTAG